A single Triplophysa rosa unplaced genomic scaffold, Trosa_1v2 scaffold147_ERROPOS1033765+, whole genome shotgun sequence DNA region contains:
- the oxa1l gene encoding mitochondrial inner membrane protein OXA1L: MAALPSGVSTRCLRTCLFRQIKAGISTVPFVMTENEWFVPRSHLHTVRGSKASLGRALLGGHNHGRFLLVSAVAVRHSSTSEKTEAFQIVLPTTEAVDVALSAPILNPITDPAPVAMQPITEQVAEAPVAALDVLQGVGAEASLSSLGLGSYTPVGLIQNLLEFMHVSIGLPWWGAIVAGTIIARCVVFPVIVKGQREAAKLNNVMPEMTKLTNRMNEAKQSGNKFEFSKAYTDLMMFQKKHDVNPLRGFLVPLVQAPIFISFFIALRKMAYLPVPSLQTGGLWWFPDLTASDPFYILPIAVTGTMFAIFELGAESGVDNPNLRAMKTVFRIMPFVILPMTINFPTAVFTYWMTSNVFSLGQVALLRHPAVRQKLSIPQRIAHPPSALHKNEGFIESVKNGWKNAQLAQQLEERERRIKGHLDMAAKGPLRQTFTHNPLQQSAAPMSTGKATVPKQDKKRPWEDTIG, from the exons ATGGCTGCGCTCCCGAGTGGAGTGTCCACAAGATGTCTCAGGACATGTTTGTTTCGACAAATAAAAGCGGGCATTTCCACTGTTCCTTTTGTTATGACAGAGAACGAG TGGTTTGTACCAAGATCACATCTTCACACTGTCAGAGGAAGTAAAGCTTCACTTGGTAGGGCACTGCTTGGGGGTCACAACCATGGACGGTTCTTATTGGTCAGCGCTGTGGCAGTTAGACACAGCAGCACTTCAGAG aaaactgAAGCCTTTCAGATTGTGTTACCTACAACAGAAGCTGTAGATGTTGCACTCTCAGCCCCTATTCTAAATCCTATTACTGACCCTGCCCCTGTTGCCATGCAGCCAATCACAGAGCAGGTGGCTGAGGCTCCTGTTGCAGCATTAGATGTTCTACAGGGAGTTGGTGCTGAGGCCAGCCTGTCATCGCTTGGCCTGGGCAGCTACACACCTGTCGGCTTGATCCAGAATCTGCTCGAGTTTATGCATGTTAGCATTGGACTTCCATGGTGGGGTGCTATTGTTGCAG GCACTATTATTGCCCGTTGTGTCGTGTTCCCTGTCATTGTAAAAGGACAGAGGGAAGCGGCCAAGCTGAACAACGTCATGCCAGAAATGACCAAACTCACTAACCGCATGAATGAGGCCAAGCAGAGCGGTAATAAATTTGaat TTTCAAAGGCCTACACTGACTTGATGATGTTTCAGAAGAAACATGATGTCAACCCTTTGCGTGGGTTTCTTGTGCCCTTGGTACAG GCTCCAATCTTCATTTCGTTCTTCATTGCCTTGCGCAAAATGGCATATCTCCCTGTACCCAGTTTACAGACTGGCGGCCTCTGGTGGTTCCCAGACCTAACAGCATCTGATCCATTTTACATTCTCCCCATAGCGGTGACAGGCACAATGTTTGCCATCTTCgag ttGGGAGCTGAATCTGGTGTCGACAACCCCAATCTGAGAGCCATGAAGACTGTCTTCAGGATCATGCCCTTTGTTATACTCCCTATGACAATTAACTTCCCCACA gCTGTATTTACCTACTGGATGACCTCTAACGTCTTCTCCCTGGGTCAGGTGGCCCTGCTTAGGCATCCAGCAGTGAGACAGAAGCTAAGCATCCCACAACGCATCGCACACCCACCCTCAGCGCTGCATAAAAATGAAGGTTTCATTGAAAGCGTCAAGAATG GATGGAAGAATGCTCAGTTGGCTCAGCAGCTGGAGGAAAGAGAAAGGAGAATTAAAGGGCATCTTGATATGGCAGCCAAAG GTCCATTGAGGCAAACTTTTACCCACAACCCCCTGCAGCAGTCAGCAGCACCAATGTCAACGGGAAAGGCAACTGTTCCCAAACAAGATAAGAAGAGACCCTGGGAAGACACGATTGGCTAA